One Setaria viridis chromosome 5, Setaria_viridis_v4.0, whole genome shotgun sequence genomic region harbors:
- the LOC117854918 gene encoding putative F-box/kelch-repeat protein At1g15680, with translation MDVELGEDVVTEILARLPARSLARFQCVSTSWRRIISSDYLRRMLPLITSGVLYHDGPRGGGDDGARRAYTYACAPDGGGVAEAGDMGFFPRHNASTIIDGCNGLLLYYASRPAAFHVVNPTTRRWAALPAPRARTLLSVLAFDPCASPHYKVVCFTGWLPRGATIEVFDSERGAWRDHEVDFGIDTDAMSATMHYSGGALHVLAYSGHVVRLDLGTMACAVTALPAPVSCRARAGHCRGRLRFASSDGTRLRIWELEDADAGDWALKHEIGVSDVVPGGSSQAITFLFMAFHPEREVVYLWSPWKLLAFDLVEKRVEEEWAFGSDKEGAHLIQIWLFPFSRHLANALA, from the coding sequence ATGGATGTCGAGCTGGGCGAGGACGTGGTCACGGAGATCCTCGCGAGGCTGCCGGCCAGGTCGCTGGCGCGGTTCCAGTGCGTCTCCACCTCGTGGCGGCGCATCATCTCCAGCGACTACCTCCGCCGCATGCTGCCGCTCATCACGTCGGGGGTTCTCTACCACGacggcccccgcggcggcggcgatgacggcGCGAGGCGGGCCTACACGTACGCTTGCGcgccggacggcggcggcgtcgcggaggCCGGCGACATGGGCTTCTTCCCGCGGCACAACGCGTCGACCATCATCGACGGCTGCAACGGCCTGCTGCTCTACTACGCGTCGCGCCCGGCGGCGTTCCACGTCGTGAACCCGACcacgcggcggtgggcggcgctgCCGGCACCGCGCGCCAGGACGCTGCTCTCTGTGCTGGCGTTCGACCCCTGCGCCTCGCCGCACTACAAGGTGGTTTGCTTCACGGGCTGGCTGCCCCGGGGCGCGACCATCGAGGTGTTCGACTCCGAGCGCGGCGCGTGGCGGGACCACGAGGTCGACTTCGGGATCGACACCGACGCCATGTCGGCCACCATGCACTACTCCGGCGGCGCGCTCCACGTGCTGGCATACTCGGGGCACGTCGTCCGCCTCGACCTGGGCACCATGGCGTGCGCGGTCACCGCGCTCCCGGCGCCCGTCagctgccgggcgcgcgccgGGCACTGCCGGGGCCGCCTCCGGTTCGCGTCCAGCGACGGCACGCGCCTCAGGATCTGGGAGCTCGAGGACGCCGACGCGGGGGACTGGGCGCTGAAGCACGAGATCGGGGTCAGTGACGTCGTCCCCGGCGGCTCGAGCCAGGCCATCACCTTCCTGTTCATGGCGTTCCACCCGGAGAGGGAGGTGGTGTACCTGTGGTCGCCGTGGAAGCTGCTGGCGTTCGACTTGGTCGAGAAGCGCGTCGAGGAGGAGTGGGCGTTCGGGTCGGATAAAGAAGGCGCGCATCTCATTCAGATCTGGTTGTTTCCATTCTCGCGCCACTTGGCCAACGCCCTGGCCTGA
- the LOC117858221 gene encoding SUN domain-containing protein 4, with the protein MQRSRKALLRRTAAAAAAQEQSAGAEAAANGRKRRLYGFSASLVVASWVAVLLLHSLVGHGDGQRDGGGSAVALTVVEPTVNEGSVDPVVQGEHGENLAVPGDTCVSTDENVVLSEETLMQADQLCSNDEVQSENTEALTKDSRIELSGDEGGSLPQTDLGSGVQSGAKAESEDLPRPARLPRVVPPGLDEFKTRAIAERGPGVSSQPGNVIHRREPSGKLYNYAAASKGAKVLEFNKEAKGASNILDKDKDKYLRNPCSAEGKFVIIELSEETLVDTIAIANFEHYSSNPKEFELLSSLTYPTENWETLGRFTVANAKHAQNFTFPQPKWARYLKLNLLSHYGSEFYCTLSMLEVYGMDAVEKMLENLIPVENKKTEPEDKTKDPVEQIPLKEPSGGKESAEEPLDEDEFELEDDKQNGDALKNGANDQVSETRTLQAGRIPGDTVLKVLMEKVQSLDVSFSVLERYLEELNSRYGQIFKDFDADIDNKDVLLEKIKQELKNLESSKDSIANEIEGILSWKQVASSQLNQLVLDNALLRSEFEIFRQKQTDMENRSLAVIFLSFVFACLALAKLSIGLMSKFCRFYDFEKFHNVRSGWLVLLLSSCIIASILIIQ; encoded by the exons ATGCAGAGGTCGCGGAAAGCCCTTCTGCggaggacagcggcggcggcggcagcgcaggaGCAGAGCGCGGGGGCGGAGGCCGCCGCTAACGGGAGGAAGAGGCGGTTGTATGGCTTCTCCGCCTCCCTCGTCGTCGCGTCGTGGGTCgccgtgctcctcctccactccctcGTCGGACATGGCGACGGTCAACGAG ATGGAGGAGGCTCTGCTGTCGCTCTTACTGTCGTCGAGCCTACCGTGAATGAAGGTTCTGTTGATCCTGTTGTACAGGGGGAGCATGGGGAGAATTTGGCCGTGCCTGGTGATACTTGTGTTAGTACTGACGAAAATGTCGTGCTTTCAGAGGAGACACTGATGCAAGCAGATCAGCTGTGCTCCAATGATGAGGTGCAGAGTGAGAACACTGAAGCTCTAACCAAAGATAGTCGGATTGAGCTTTCAGGAGATGAGGGTGGGAGTCTTCCTCAGACAGATCTTGGTTCTGGAGTTCAATCAGGGGCAAAGGCAGAGAGCGAAGATTTGCCGAGACCAGCAAGATTACCACGGGTTGTCCCTCCTGGCCTCGATGAATTCAAGACGAGAGCAATTGCTGAAAGGGGACCTGGTGTTTCCAGTCAACCTGGAAATGTCATCCACCGGAGGGAACCTAGTGGGAAGTTGTATAATTATGCCGCAGCATCTAAAGGGGCTAAGGTCCTAGAATTCAATAAGGAGGCTAAGGGTGCCTCAAACATCTTAGACAAAGACAAAGACAAGTATCTCCGCAATCCTTGCTCAGCAGAGGGGAAATTTGTCATCATAGAGCTTTCTGAAGAAACCTTAGTAGATACAATTGCAATTGCAAATTTTGAGCACTATTCTTCTAATCCGAAAGAATTTGAATTGCTGAGCAGCCTGACATATCCCACAGAGAACTGGGAAACACTTGGAAGATTCACTGTCGCAAATGCCAAACATGCTCAGAATTTCACTTTTCCTCAGCCAAAGTGGGCTAGATATTTGAAGCTGAACTTACTAAGCCATTATGGTTCTGAGTTCTACTGTACTCTCAGTATGCTTGAAGTGTATGGAATGGATGCTGTAGAGAAGATGTTGGAGAACTTGATTCCAGTTGAGAACAAGAAAACTGAACCTGAGGACAAAACCAAGGATCCAGTGGAGCAAATACCTTTGAAGGAGCCTAGCGGGGGAAAGGAATCTGCTGAGGAGCCCCTTGATGAAGACGAATTTGAACTGGAAGATGATAAACAAAATGGTGATGCACTGAAGAATGGTGCTAATGATCAAGTTTCAGAGACAAGGACACTTCaggctggcaggattcctggaGATACAGTTCTTAAGGTGCTAATGGAGAAAGTTCAATCTCTTGATGTGAGCTTCTCTGTCTTGGAGAGGTACCTAGAGGAGTTGAACAGCAGATATGGGCAAATATTTAAGGATTTTGATGCTGATATTGATAACAAAGATGTTTTGTTAGAGAAGATCAAACAGGAGTTGAAAAACCTTGAGAGCAGCAAAGATAGCATt GCGAATGAAATTGAAGGGATCCTCTCATGGAAGCAAGTTGCTTCCTCGCAACTAAATCAGCTGGTCCTGGATAATGCTTTACTCAG ATCGGAATTTGAAATATTTCGGCAAAAGCAGACTGACATGGAGAACAGGAGCCTTGCTGTTATATTTCTCAGTTTTGTTTTCGCTTGCTTAGCTCTTGCTAAGCTGTCTATAGGCCTGATGTCCAAATTTTGTAGATTCTATGACTTTGAAAAGTTCCATAATGTAAGATCCGGGTGGCTCGTGTTGCTGCTGAGCAGTTGCATCATAGCCTCCATTTTGATAATACAGTAA
- the LOC117854538 gene encoding uncharacterized protein isoform X2, with product MARNPGRTVYIGNLDEKVSKRILYEILIQAGPIMDLHIPCDKENNRLKGYAFAEYETEEIAQYAVKLFSGLVRVNGKTLKFVIAGHEKPSSNSKNPVVPNLNPIPSSNGNNPVMPKLNPIPLPKQTQFAHCSDMPVSHTPAYPVVNGRIAGYGFSPTPYPYGVHPQALSGGPVHGHGQVRGEDEIARSPLA from the exons ATGGCGAGGAACCCCGGCCGCACGGTCTACATAG GTAATTTGGATGAGAAGGTATCTAAAAGAATCCTGTATGAGATTCTTATTCAGGCAGGTCCCATAATGGACCTACATATACCCTGTGACAAGGAGAACAATCGTCTCAAAGGTTATGCTTTTGCTGAGTATGAAACTGAGGAAATTGCCCAGTATGCTGTTAAACTTTTTTCAGGACTTGTTCGGGTCAATGGTAAAACACTTAAATTCGTG ATTGCTGGTCACGAGAAACCCTCTTCAAACAGCAAGAACCCAGTAGTGCCTAATCTCAATCCTATACCGTCTTCAAATGGCAATAACCCAGTAATGCCTAAGCTCAACCCTATACCGTTACCAAAACAGACTCAATTCGCGCATTGTAGTGATATGCCTGTGTCTCATACCCCAGCATATCCAGTGGTAAACGGCAGGATTGCAGGTTATGGTTTCTCTCCCACTCCTTATCCATATGGTGTTCACCCTCAAG CTTTATCAGGAGGACCAGTACACGGCCATGGCCAG GTGAGAGGGGAAGACGAGATTGCCCGGAGCCCTTTGGCctaa
- the LOC117854538 gene encoding uncharacterized protein isoform X1: MARNPGRTVYIGNLDEKVSKRILYEILIQAGPIMDLHIPCDKENNRLKGYAFAEYETEEIAQYAVKLFSGLVRVNGKTLKFVIAGHEKPSSNSKNPVVPNLNPIPSSNGNNPVMPKLNPIPLPKQTQFAHCSDMPVSHTPAYPVVNGRIAGYGFSPTPYPYGVHPQALSGGPVHGHGQVSNVTYDYSRQEFGSVLNIAHRGPVMNAFAQGAANQPIMYPSY; the protein is encoded by the exons ATGGCGAGGAACCCCGGCCGCACGGTCTACATAG GTAATTTGGATGAGAAGGTATCTAAAAGAATCCTGTATGAGATTCTTATTCAGGCAGGTCCCATAATGGACCTACATATACCCTGTGACAAGGAGAACAATCGTCTCAAAGGTTATGCTTTTGCTGAGTATGAAACTGAGGAAATTGCCCAGTATGCTGTTAAACTTTTTTCAGGACTTGTTCGGGTCAATGGTAAAACACTTAAATTCGTG ATTGCTGGTCACGAGAAACCCTCTTCAAACAGCAAGAACCCAGTAGTGCCTAATCTCAATCCTATACCGTCTTCAAATGGCAATAACCCAGTAATGCCTAAGCTCAACCCTATACCGTTACCAAAACAGACTCAATTCGCGCATTGTAGTGATATGCCTGTGTCTCATACCCCAGCATATCCAGTGGTAAACGGCAGGATTGCAGGTTATGGTTTCTCTCCCACTCCTTATCCATATGGTGTTCACCCTCAAG CTTTATCAGGAGGACCAGTACACGGCCATGGCCAGGTAAGCAATGTTACATATGATTACAGTAGGCAGGAATTTGGTTCTGTTTTGAACATCGCCCACAGAGGTCCTGTTATGAATGCCTTCGCACAAGGAGCTGCGAATCAGCCAATCATGTACCCATCCTACTAG
- the LOC140220029 gene encoding phytolongin Phyl1.1-like gives MEAQRAGMQDTAAGDVPGAEDGVDDVFFCVAATSRGNRSSISYFHTNAAGEDAESALALAALCLDHAPEHHRWHHHTVAGARTFAFLSAGDGRTYFAAADPTPGADEVVRFLERVRDACDAAPRKRLRDEAVAPVARQFAQLLRAVAAGASSGAGDAAALPGDSPRVGLPLAPVCAADAGGEKDEEHQRAGAQRRAVQPDRASARPGWRSWWRHAVVVIGVDVVLCLVLFAVWMGVCKGFRCLTR, from the coding sequence ATGGAGGCGCAGCGCGCCGGGATGCAggacaccgccgccggcgacgtcccTGGCGCGGAAGACGGCGTCGACGATGTTTTCTTCTGCGTGGCCGCGACGTCAAGGGGCAACAGGAGCAGCATCTCCTACTTCCACACCAACGCGGCTGGCGAGGACGCCGAGTCGGCGCTCGCGCTGGCCGCGCTCTGCCTCGACCACgcgccggagcaccaccggtGGCACCACCACACCGTCGCCGGGGCGAGGACGTTCGCGTTCCTCTCTGCCGGCGACGGTCGCACGTACTTCGCCGCCGCGGACCCGACGCCGGGCGCCGACGAGGTGGTCAGGTTCCTGGAGCGCGTCCGCGACGCGTGCGACGCCGCGCCCAGGAAGCGCCTGCGCGACGAGGCCGTGGCCCCCGTCGCGCGGCAGTTCGCGCAGCTGCTGCGggccgtggcggcgggggcgagctccggcgcgggggacgcggcggcgcttcCCGGAGACTCGCCGCGGGTGGGGTTGCCGCTGGCGCCGGTGTGCGCTGCGGACGCCGGTGGCGAGAAGGATGAGGAGCACCAGCGGGCCGGAGCGCAACGTCGCGCCGTGCAACCGGATCGTGCAAGCGCGCGGCCCGGGTGGCGCTCGTGGTGGCGCCACGCGGTGGTCGTTATCGGCGTGGACGTGGTGCTGTGCCTGGTGCTGTTCGCCGTGTGGATGGGGGTGTGCAAAGGCTTCAGGTGTCTTACGCGATGA